A stretch of Triticum aestivum cultivar Chinese Spring chromosome 1D, IWGSC CS RefSeq v2.1, whole genome shotgun sequence DNA encodes these proteins:
- the LOC123169391 gene encoding putative invertase inhibitor, with product MAMHPQVALLLTLILLLAAGDGSLAVGTPSAIIRKTCTALDRPGGSVDYDYCVGVLSADPAGASAKDARQLAVIATNLTVANITSTVLVLEDLVNSLSDCLRIYREMNRPLEAALGDLRAGHVKAANDKLSHVFGEPEHCDMLLFAGSAHKNPISKENTDADLLTRLGFDITSLILGYIR from the coding sequence ATGGCGATGCATCCCCAGGTTGCTTTACTCCTCACCCTCATCCTCCTCCTTGCGGCTGGAGACGGCAGCCTCGCCGTCGGCACTCCATCGGCGATCATCAGAAAGACATGCACCGCTCTTGACCGACCCGGCGGGAGCGTGGATTACGACTACTGCGTGGGCGTGCTCTCGGCCGACCCGGCGGGCGCGTCCGCCAAGGACGCACGTCAACTCGCCGTCATCGCCACCAACCTCACCGTGGCCAACATCACGTCGACGGTGCTCGTCCTCGAGGACCTCGTCAATAGCCTCAGCGACTGCCTCCGCATCTACAGGGAAATGAACAGGCCCCTGGAGGCCGCGCTCGGTGACCTCCGTGCCGGGCATGTCAAAGCGGCGAACGACAAACTGAGTCATGTCTTCGGAGAGCCCGAGCACTGCGACATGCTCTTGTTCGCGGGGAGCGCCCACAAGAACCCGATAAGCAAGGAGAACACCGACGCCGATTTGCTGACCCGACTGGGATTCGACATTACTAGCTTGATTCTTGGTTACATTCGTTAA